Within Desulfobacter sp., the genomic segment GCCGGCCGCAAGTTCCTGGACCGGGCCGTGGCAGAGGGTCAGGCGGTTGCCCAGCCCTTCTGCGGAAAAGTTTTTTTCTGCGATGTCCAGCATTTTTCGGGAGATATCGCAGAGGGTCACCCGATGGCCCAGGCGGGCCAGCCCCAGGGAAAACGGCCCGTGCCCGCCGCCGGCATCCAGAATGTTGAGGGGATGATCAGCCGCTCGGGCCATGGCCCCGGGGTAGAATTCCCCCAGGTCTTTTTCCAGGACCGCCAGCCTGATCCGGCCCTTTAGTCCGCCGTATACCTTGCGCCGGAACCGGGGCGCCAGATCATCAAAATTTCGGTCGTTTTTCATGGCAGGGGATTATGTGCCCAAAACCCGGCATTGTCAAATTCCAGGTTGAAATACCTGGCGAAATAGGTTGTTTTCGCCGATTCCGCTGTGCTAAAATACCCATTACAGCCAGCCTTGGGAAATCTAATTCTGTACTTAACCCGCCGGTCCGGAAACGCATTCTATATCTTGTCGTTGTCGAGCTTGTAATTTATCAAGGAGATTTAAAATGACCAAAGAGGGAGAACGCAAGTTTAATCTGGAACAATTTCGATCCATCAGCCATGCCATTTCAACCTACGATGACCTGGACCTGCTGCTGAAGCATATCACGGAAGGGGTCACCCGGACCTTTAAGATAAAAGGGTGCTGCACCCTTATCCTGGACGAAAAGGAGCAGCAGATGTTCATTGTCAGCAGCCACGGCATCAGCAGGGACTATCTGGACAAGGGGCCGATCTTTATTGACAACAAACATACGGCCCTTGTCAAAGGGGAACCGGTTTATATTGAAAATATGCAGACCGATCCCAGGGTGCAGTATCCCCGGGAAGCCGAAAAGGAAAATATTGTTTCAATGCTCTCCATCCCCATCAAATTCAAAAATACGGTCACCGGGGTTCTGCGCATGTATCACCACGCCCCCCTGGCCATAGACCACCAGGATGTGGAGTCCCTGGGCGTATTGCTGGAGCACCTTGGGGTGGTCATTGAAAATAACGGGCTGAATCATTTTATCGAGCATTTTAAAGTGGCCATGAATAATTTGCCGCCCCGGCTTCTGGATTGATCATCCAGCAGGATAATTACGGCCGATAATCGGGATACGCAACGATGGAAAAACATCGAATACGTGATACCAGTGATTTTTATTCCATAGACAAGGGCGATATTCTCCTTGTGGACGGGCAGGAGTTTAAGGTCATCGGCCATGCAAAAGAACAGCGGTTCGGCATTGAGGATCCCAAATTCTGGGTGAAAAAGGTGATAAACCTGAACACCCGGGACATACAATATATTAAGCTGGCTTTTTTCGAAACCTTTCAGACGAATCTGGGGGGGGTGAATATCAACTGCTTCAGGAGTCCGGAAAAAGAAGGTAAAATCCTTGAACTGGTTGACGGCCATTCCCTGTTTATGCAGGGGAAGACCGTTTTTGACCCCAAGGGGAACAATATCAGGATTCTGGATGTTGTCAGGGGGCAGAATCTGCTGCAATACCTGGGCAACTTCAATGATCTGTCCTATGAGGCATATTTCAGGACCATCCTGCCCGGTATCCTCCGCAAGCTGTCCACGGCCTTTGAGGCCATCAGCTTTTTGCACCGGAACGGTTTCAAACACGGGGATATACGAAACGATCACCTGTTTGTGGAGAGGACAACGGGCAATTATGTCTGGATTGATTTTGACTATGATTACGAAACAACGGAAAATCCGTTCAGCCTGGATATTTTCGGCCTGGGAAACATTCTGACCTACACCATCGGCAAAGGCTTTCACACCGCCTATATGATGCGAAACGATAAAGAGACCTATGGGGAGGTACTCAGCCGTTTGACGGCAGATGACTTTTCCGTTCTGGACCAGCGCCGGCTGGTTAATCTTAAAAAATTATACCCTGTTATTCCCAGTACCATGAATAATATCCTGATGCATTTTTCAAAAAAGACCGAAATTTTTTACGAACGGGTGGATGAAATCATTGAGGACATCAACAGGTGTGTTCAGGCGTTTGATGAATTTTAGCAGCTTGTTTAAAGACGCTTTCATTAAAGCGGAGGATTGAATAATGAAAACTTCCATACTAATCGCAGTTAACGATTCCTTCAGTTCAAAAGCCGCATTGGAATATTTTAAAACCCTGCATTTCAGCCCGGGAAGCATCCATGTCACCCTGGTTCATGTTTTCCGGAAACCCGCTGCCGGTGATGAACTGATGGGTAAAAAATTCATGAAAGAGCAGCCGGCCAGATACCTTGCCCTGCTTGAAAAGGCAAAACTGTCTTTGGTCATCAACGGCCTGTCCCAGGAGGATGTCGAGATTAAAATAGTTAATGAACCCTGTGAAACCGTTGCGGACGGAATCATAGAAGAGTATAAAAAGGGGGAATATTCCATGGTCGTCATCGGCCGGAGGAAAAAATCAAAAGCAGAAGAGTTTGTAAAGGGCGATCTTTGCATCAAGCTTGTTCGGGAGTTGGAAGGGGTTGCCATATTGGCTGTGAAAACAAACTGATTCAATATGCAGGCGTCGATGATTCAGTTTGTTCGGCATTGGTGTGTACGGTCTGAATTGTCTTGAGGAAAAACGGAGGAGAGGATGAAAAAAATTTTGGATTTACCTATTTTTATTAAATTCTTAGCGGTGGGGATCGGAACCACTGTTGTACTGGCCGGTGTATTGTTGTTTTTG encodes:
- a CDS encoding GAF domain-containing protein, with product MTKEGERKFNLEQFRSISHAISTYDDLDLLLKHITEGVTRTFKIKGCCTLILDEKEQQMFIVSSHGISRDYLDKGPIFIDNKHTALVKGEPVYIENMQTDPRVQYPREAEKENIVSMLSIPIKFKNTVTGVLRMYHHAPLAIDHQDVESLGVLLEHLGVVIENNGLNHFIEHFKVAMNNLPPRLLD
- a CDS encoding protein kinase, which codes for MEKHRIRDTSDFYSIDKGDILLVDGQEFKVIGHAKEQRFGIEDPKFWVKKVINLNTRDIQYIKLAFFETFQTNLGGVNINCFRSPEKEGKILELVDGHSLFMQGKTVFDPKGNNIRILDVVRGQNLLQYLGNFNDLSYEAYFRTILPGILRKLSTAFEAISFLHRNGFKHGDIRNDHLFVERTTGNYVWIDFDYDYETTENPFSLDIFGLGNILTYTIGKGFHTAYMMRNDKETYGEVLSRLTADDFSVLDQRRLVNLKKLYPVIPSTMNNILMHFSKKTEIFYERVDEIIEDINRCVQAFDEF
- a CDS encoding universal stress protein — encoded protein: MKTSILIAVNDSFSSKAALEYFKTLHFSPGSIHVTLVHVFRKPAAGDELMGKKFMKEQPARYLALLEKAKLSLVINGLSQEDVEIKIVNEPCETVADGIIEEYKKGEYSMVVIGRRKKSKAEEFVKGDLCIKLVRELEGVAILAVKTN